One Gemmatimonadaceae bacterium genomic window carries:
- the trxB gene encoding thioredoxin-disulfide reductase: MNEHRTEQIVIVGSGPAAWTAAIYAARANLQPVVVEGEPVGTELPGGQLMLTTEIENFPGFPEPISGPDLMDRMKAQAVRYGTRVVSELVKSVDLSVRPFVVTPNYSAPFAARALIIATGAAAKWIGLPDEIRLAQSGGGVSACAVCDGAIPFYRNKVLGVVGGGDTAMEEAMYLTKFASEVVVIHRRDSFRASKVMANRVLTHPKVRVIWNARVSQVLGDDVISGVELTDMLTGETRIEALGGLFVAIGHAPNTAFLEGQVELTASGYLKVANWRTETNVPGVFAAGDVHDEYYRQAITSAGSGCMAALEAERWLSHHEAS, from the coding sequence ATGAACGAACATCGCACCGAACAGATTGTCATCGTGGGATCCGGGCCGGCGGCATGGACGGCCGCGATCTATGCGGCGCGCGCGAATCTCCAGCCGGTCGTCGTTGAAGGAGAGCCGGTCGGGACGGAGCTGCCGGGCGGACAGCTGATGCTGACCACGGAGATTGAAAATTTTCCGGGGTTTCCGGAGCCGATATCCGGTCCCGATCTGATGGATCGCATGAAGGCGCAAGCTGTCCGCTACGGGACGCGCGTCGTCTCCGAACTGGTCAAGTCGGTGGACCTGTCGGTGCGGCCCTTCGTCGTGACGCCAAACTACAGCGCGCCATTCGCGGCGCGCGCCCTGATCATCGCCACCGGTGCCGCGGCAAAATGGATTGGCTTGCCGGACGAGATTCGCTTGGCACAGAGTGGTGGAGGTGTATCCGCTTGCGCTGTGTGCGACGGGGCCATCCCGTTCTATCGGAACAAGGTGCTGGGCGTCGTCGGCGGCGGCGACACGGCCATGGAAGAGGCGATGTATCTCACCAAGTTTGCCAGTGAGGTGGTGGTGATCCACCGACGTGACAGCTTCCGCGCGTCGAAAGTGATGGCCAATCGGGTCCTGACCCATCCGAAAGTCCGCGTGATCTGGAATGCGCGCGTCTCACAGGTGCTGGGTGACGACGTGATCAGCGGGGTTGAGTTGACAGACATGCTGACGGGCGAAACGCGGATTGAGGCGCTTGGTGGCTTGTTCGTCGCGATTGGCCACGCACCCAATACCGCGTTTCTGGAGGGGCAGGTGGAGCTCACCGCGAGCGGCTACCTCAAGGTGGCCAACTGGCGCACGGAGACCAATGTGCCGGGCGTGTTCGCCGCGGGCGACGTGCACGACGAGTACTACCGGCAGGCCATCACCTCCGCCGGATCGGGGTGCATGGCGGCCTTGGAGGCAGAGCGCTGGCTGTCGCATCACGAGGCATCCTGA
- a CDS encoding MBL fold metallo-hydrolase, which produces MNVKGFAVGPLQENSWLITEPSANAAVLVDPGDEAPRLLAAVADSGCTLQALWLTHAHFDHLGAVAAILRHVPVPVFLHPLDRPLYDLAAASAQRFGLSIEQPTADTVSLGEGDVLSIGETEFRVWHLPGHAPGHVAFIGAGLCVSGDVLFEGSIGRTDLPGCDPRAMHQSLQRLATLPPDTRVLTGHGEPTTIARECETNPFLRGVARPVGA; this is translated from the coding sequence TTGAACGTCAAGGGATTCGCCGTTGGTCCGCTTCAGGAGAACAGTTGGCTGATCACCGAGCCGTCTGCGAACGCGGCCGTGCTGGTGGATCCTGGTGACGAAGCACCGCGTCTGCTGGCGGCGGTGGCCGACAGCGGCTGCACGCTGCAGGCCCTCTGGCTGACCCATGCGCATTTCGATCACCTGGGTGCCGTCGCCGCCATCCTGCGCCATGTGCCGGTCCCGGTATTTCTGCATCCGCTGGATCGCCCACTCTATGATCTGGCGGCAGCAAGCGCACAGCGCTTTGGCCTGTCGATCGAGCAGCCAACGGCAGATACCGTCTCCCTCGGGGAAGGGGATGTGCTGTCGATTGGCGAGACGGAGTTCCGCGTGTGGCATCTGCCTGGCCACGCCCCCGGCCACGTGGCGTTCATCGGCGCAGGGCTGTGCGTGTCGGGTGACGTGCTGTTCGAGGGTTCTATTGGACGAACGGACCTCCCGGGGTGTGATCCGCGGGCGATGCACCAGTCGCTCCAACGGTTGGCGACACTCCCACCCGATACACGGGTGCTGACCGGTCATGGCGAACCCACGACCATCGCGCGGGAATGCGAAACCAACCCGTTTCTTCGTGGCGTCGCGCGCCCGGTGGGCGCCTGA
- a CDS encoding DUF1343 domain-containing protein, whose amino-acid sequence MTHRESGLERVSAQVRRKEQRDRLIRRAVVLALGMFAAACASNGPPDNGPMPDDGIDGMPFRGNRKVRLGITVLLDDSIKLVAGKRVALITNQTGVDEKGRRTIDLLATDPRAQRAGVKLVRLFAPEHGANGTADKPNLADDTDLKTGLVVYSLYQRSTIAPPDSLLKDVDVLVVDLQDIGTRTWTYVGVMLFAMKAGERRSIPVLVLDRPNPITGSRTEGAVLDSALANPNEPTADRPGNGFALYPMPLRHGLTMGELARLFQVQLKLGTRLTVVPMRNWRRQMWFDETSISWVRPSPNLPHLVNALLYPALVPFESSNLSVGRGTSEPFQRFGAPWLRADTLVQLLEDLSLSGVRFRAERFTPNQPGDGKYGGQSIPGVRIEVTDRDRVQPARIGAAILWALSRIQKDSLRITASGFDLRMGSSRVRESILAGADPDAVMDRQLPAVVAFERDARRIHLYR is encoded by the coding sequence GTGACGCATCGGGAAAGCGGGCTGGAACGCGTGTCGGCGCAGGTGCGTCGAAAGGAACAGCGAGACCGGTTGATTCGGCGTGCGGTCGTACTCGCTCTGGGGATGTTCGCGGCGGCGTGCGCCTCGAATGGCCCCCCGGACAATGGACCGATGCCCGACGACGGCATCGACGGTATGCCCTTTCGCGGGAACCGCAAGGTCCGACTCGGCATCACGGTGTTGCTGGACGATAGCATCAAGCTGGTCGCTGGCAAGCGCGTGGCGCTCATCACGAATCAGACCGGCGTCGATGAGAAGGGACGGCGCACGATCGACCTGTTGGCCACCGACCCCCGCGCCCAGCGGGCAGGGGTGAAGCTGGTGAGGCTTTTTGCGCCGGAGCATGGGGCGAATGGGACCGCCGACAAGCCAAACCTCGCCGATGATACCGACCTGAAGACCGGATTGGTCGTGTACTCGCTCTATCAGCGCAGCACCATCGCCCCCCCGGACAGCCTGCTGAAGGACGTGGATGTGTTGGTGGTCGATTTGCAGGACATCGGCACGCGCACCTGGACGTACGTCGGCGTCATGCTCTTTGCCATGAAGGCCGGCGAGCGCCGAAGCATTCCGGTGCTGGTCCTCGATCGACCCAATCCCATTACGGGATCCCGCACGGAGGGCGCCGTACTGGATTCCGCCCTCGCCAATCCGAACGAGCCGACGGCCGATCGTCCGGGCAACGGGTTTGCCTTATACCCGATGCCGCTCCGGCACGGGCTCACCATGGGTGAGTTGGCCAGACTGTTTCAGGTGCAGCTCAAGCTCGGTACGCGCCTGACGGTGGTGCCGATGCGCAACTGGCGTCGCCAGATGTGGTTCGACGAAACGTCGATTTCCTGGGTACGACCATCGCCGAATCTGCCGCATTTGGTCAATGCGCTCCTGTATCCAGCGCTGGTGCCGTTCGAATCGAGCAATTTGTCAGTGGGTCGCGGCACTTCCGAGCCGTTTCAGCGCTTCGGCGCCCCCTGGCTGCGGGCTGACACGCTGGTGCAGTTGCTGGAAGACCTGTCCCTGAGCGGCGTGCGTTTTCGGGCCGAACGATTTACCCCCAACCAGCCGGGCGATGGCAAGTACGGCGGGCAGTCCATTCCGGGCGTGCGGATTGAAGTGACCGACCGCGACCGGGTGCAGCCGGCCCGCATCGGCGCGGCCATCCTCTGGGCCCTCAGTCGTATCCAGAAGGACAGTCTGCGTATCACGGCCAGCGGTTTTGACTTGCGTATGGGCTCTTCCCGCGTGCGGGAATCGATCCTCGCCGGCGCAGATCCTGACGCCGTCATGGATCGACAGTTGCCGGCCGTCGTGGCCTTCGAACGGGACGCGCGGAGAATTCATCTCTACCGTTGA
- a CDS encoding 2-oxo acid dehydrogenase subunit E2 yields the protein MPQMGESIAEGTVSRWLKKIGDSVKRDEPIFEISTDKVDAEIPSPAAGVLVEIIIGEGQTVAVQTIVARLETDAAIAASGAAPTPVPIVVADAPVARPALAIPAAAVPAAPSSSPVVSGPAGSFEERIRTKSSPLVRKIAAEQGVPLSQLSGSGIAGRVTKKDLDAFLAATPATRLTSTATESHGPLPTPWAGDTVETMSKIRRLTSEHMTLARRTAAHVTSFFEVDLTRVARIRQAMRKDFEAQTGQKLTYLPFILQAVGLQLKRHPVLNAAVAGTDVIYRKSINLGIAVALDPSGLIVPVVKHADELSLTGLTKTVNDLAARARSKKLNPIEVQDATFTVTNPGVFGSLSGTPIIPVGTTAILCLGAIEKRAKVLTGPDGEDTIAIRTCAYFSISFDHRVVDGADADRFMSDLKKSLETIPETGF from the coding sequence ATGCCGCAGATGGGCGAATCCATCGCTGAAGGCACGGTGTCACGATGGCTCAAGAAGATCGGTGATTCCGTGAAGCGTGATGAGCCGATCTTTGAGATCTCGACCGACAAGGTCGACGCCGAGATCCCATCCCCTGCGGCGGGCGTACTGGTCGAGATCATCATCGGTGAGGGGCAAACCGTGGCCGTCCAGACCATCGTGGCCCGCCTGGAAACCGACGCGGCCATTGCCGCCAGCGGAGCTGCGCCGACGCCTGTGCCGATCGTGGTCGCCGATGCACCAGTGGCCCGGCCGGCACTGGCGATTCCCGCAGCGGCGGTTCCCGCGGCACCATCGTCGTCGCCCGTGGTCAGTGGGCCGGCCGGATCGTTCGAGGAGCGCATTCGGACCAAGTCATCACCGCTGGTGCGCAAGATTGCTGCCGAACAGGGTGTGCCGTTGTCGCAGCTCTCGGGCTCGGGCATTGCGGGACGCGTGACGAAGAAGGACCTCGACGCATTTCTGGCCGCGACGCCGGCGACCCGGTTGACGTCGACGGCGACTGAATCGCACGGTCCGCTGCCGACGCCGTGGGCGGGCGACACGGTTGAGACGATGTCGAAGATTCGGAGACTGACGTCCGAGCACATGACGCTCGCGCGCCGCACCGCCGCACACGTTACCTCGTTCTTCGAGGTCGATCTCACGCGGGTGGCGCGTATCCGACAGGCGATGCGAAAGGATTTCGAGGCGCAAACCGGGCAGAAGCTCACCTACCTGCCGTTCATTCTTCAGGCCGTGGGCCTGCAGCTCAAGCGCCATCCGGTGCTGAACGCCGCCGTGGCCGGTACGGACGTCATCTATCGCAAGTCCATCAACCTCGGCATTGCCGTCGCGCTCGATCCGTCGGGATTGATCGTGCCCGTGGTCAAGCATGCCGATGAGTTGTCGCTGACCGGGCTCACCAAGACGGTCAACGATCTCGCGGCGCGCGCGCGCAGCAAGAAACTGAATCCGATTGAAGTGCAGGACGCCACGTTCACGGTGACCAATCCCGGCGTGTTCGGGTCGCTCTCCGGCACGCCCATCATTCCGGTGGGGACCACGGCCATCCTCTGCCTCGGCGCCATCGAAAAGCGCGCCAAGGTGCTGACCGGACCCGACGGCGAGGACACGATCGCCATTCGGACGTGCGCGTATTTTTCGATCTCGTTTGATCATCGCGTTGTCGATGGCGCCGACGCTGACCGTTTCATGTCGGATCTGAAGAAGAGTCTCGAGACGATTCCGGAAACGGGGTTTTGA
- a CDS encoding aspartate ammonia-lyase produces MGTTEAGSGATATRIERDPLGELPVPADALYGVQTARAVSNFAISGLRPLEPFVVAQIWIKKAAALTNQETGRLDATRAGAIVAAADEVLAGRHRDQFIVDPYQAGAGTSHNMNANEVLANRANELLGVARGTYAPVHPNDHVNMAQSTNDTIPTNIRLAVLRQLPPLLQAIEALRDALADKGREFDGIVKAGRTHLQDAMPIRLGQEFTAYAGTVDRCRRRVVEAADYLNDLGIGGSAVGTGVTVDPQYPALMNGHLRVITGIATLRVGADRIQLMQSMGDAAAFSASLRGLAIDLSKIVSDLRLMASGPRTGLDEIVLPAVQPGSSIMPGKINPSIPEMVNQVCFQVIGCDTTVAISAEHGQLELNVMMPVMAHNILLSMQILTNAMDALTARCVKGIAANAEMCAYWVERSAALATALMPQIGYAAAADIAKRSVREGVLIRDLVKREQILPDNEVDRVLDLRKMTEIGVPTGTHSASAGG; encoded by the coding sequence GTGGGAACGACTGAGGCGGGAAGTGGCGCCACCGCCACACGCATCGAGCGGGATCCGCTTGGCGAACTGCCCGTACCCGCCGACGCGCTGTACGGCGTGCAAACGGCGCGCGCCGTCTCGAATTTCGCGATCAGCGGATTGCGTCCGCTGGAACCGTTCGTGGTCGCGCAGATCTGGATCAAGAAGGCCGCCGCGTTAACCAACCAGGAGACCGGTCGGCTGGACGCCACGCGCGCCGGGGCGATCGTGGCGGCGGCAGACGAGGTGCTGGCGGGACGGCACCGCGATCAGTTCATCGTCGATCCGTATCAGGCCGGCGCCGGTACGTCGCACAACATGAACGCGAATGAGGTGCTGGCGAACCGCGCCAATGAGTTGCTGGGTGTCGCGCGCGGGACGTATGCGCCCGTGCATCCGAACGACCATGTGAACATGGCGCAGAGCACCAACGATACGATTCCCACCAACATCCGTCTGGCCGTGCTGCGCCAGTTGCCGCCGCTGCTACAGGCGATCGAGGCCTTGCGCGATGCGCTGGCCGACAAGGGCCGGGAATTCGATGGCATTGTGAAGGCCGGTCGGACCCACCTGCAAGACGCGATGCCGATTCGCCTGGGCCAGGAGTTCACGGCGTATGCCGGTACGGTGGACCGTTGCCGTCGCCGCGTCGTGGAGGCCGCAGACTATCTCAACGATCTGGGCATTGGCGGATCGGCCGTGGGAACCGGCGTCACCGTCGATCCGCAGTACCCGGCGCTCATGAACGGACACCTGCGTGTCATCACCGGGATTGCGACGCTGCGCGTGGGCGCCGACCGGATTCAGCTCATGCAGAGCATGGGTGATGCCGCCGCGTTCTCGGCGTCCCTGCGCGGACTGGCCATCGACTTGTCAAAGATCGTGAGCGACTTGCGTTTGATGGCCTCGGGGCCGCGCACGGGTCTGGACGAAATCGTCCTCCCGGCGGTGCAGCCGGGATCGTCGATCATGCCTGGCAAGATCAATCCGTCCATCCCGGAGATGGTCAATCAGGTTTGCTTTCAGGTGATCGGGTGCGATACGACGGTCGCGATTTCGGCCGAGCACGGGCAGTTGGAGTTGAACGTGATGATGCCGGTGATGGCACACAATATTCTCCTGTCGATGCAAATCCTCACGAACGCCATGGACGCGCTGACCGCGCGATGCGTGAAGGGGATTGCGGCGAACGCCGAGATGTGTGCGTACTGGGTGGAACGGTCTGCGGCGCTGGCAACGGCGCTGATGCCGCAGATCGGATACGCGGCGGCGGCCGACATTGCCAAACGGTCTGTCAGGGAGGGTGTGCTCATCCGGGACCTGGTGAAGCGCGAGCAGATCCTGCCCGACAACGAGGTCGATCGCGTGCTCGATTTGCGCAAGATGACGGAGATCGGCGTACCGACCGGCACGCACTCGGCATCCGCAGGAGGTTAA
- a CDS encoding CDP-alcohol phosphatidyltransferase family protein, with translation MLSLWNAIIRGYLRVIEPLAAWLVRRRVHPNTITTVGTLCTITAGGIFATGHIMTGGWFLGLTAVFDVLDGTVARRTGRSSTFGAFYDSTLDRVADGCLMGGLVVFYATSPVHRSDPLLIITLFGLVGTFLTSYTRARAEGLGLDARVGLLQRPERITLLSAPQAFFGLALNGWVLAVIVTLLSVTAWITAVQRMLYVYRTTTAQGEQAK, from the coding sequence ATGCTCTCACTCTGGAACGCGATCATACGCGGCTACTTGCGGGTCATCGAACCCCTGGCCGCCTGGCTCGTGCGCCGGCGAGTGCATCCGAATACCATCACCACGGTCGGCACGCTCTGCACGATCACGGCCGGCGGCATCTTCGCGACCGGTCATATCATGACTGGGGGATGGTTTCTGGGGCTGACCGCCGTCTTCGATGTGCTGGACGGCACTGTGGCGCGACGCACGGGTCGGAGTTCCACGTTTGGCGCCTTCTATGACTCGACGCTCGATCGGGTCGCCGATGGATGTCTGATGGGTGGACTGGTGGTGTTCTATGCCACCAGTCCCGTCCACCGCAGCGATCCGCTGCTGATCATTACGCTGTTCGGACTTGTCGGGACCTTTCTGACATCGTACACCCGTGCCCGGGCCGAAGGACTTGGTCTCGACGCGCGCGTTGGCCTGCTGCAGCGACCGGAGCGCATCACGCTGCTGTCCGCGCCGCAGGCGTTTTTCGGACTTGCCCTCAATGGGTGGGTGCTTGCCGTTATCGTCACGCTGCTCTCGGTGACCGCATGGATCACTGCGGTGCAGCGTATGCTCTATGTCTACCGCACGACCACCGCACAGGGAGAACAAGCGAAGTGA
- a CDS encoding PHP domain-containing protein produces the protein MTLAEGADAPDTTSLDAPAFVDLQVHTTASDGALPPSHVVEAAQKAGLAAIAITDHDTIDGLAEASEMGARLGVRIVPGVELSTHFGGDELHLLGLHLSDTEAMRSALAGFQHDRISRAEQIVGLLNRTGVPVTMDAVLMEAGAGAVGRPHIARAMIAGGWVRDFREAFDRWLGFGRPAYVDKPRFDVADGIALVHRAGGLAIWAHPNEFATASRVATLAAVGLDGVEVLHPGHPPVIAQKLFSIVEAAGLLPSGGSDWHGTHDGPRRLGGQLVPKAWLDRQDAAIAERRSALGSIR, from the coding sequence GTGACGTTGGCCGAGGGTGCCGACGCGCCAGACACCACATCGCTTGACGCTCCGGCCTTCGTCGACTTGCAGGTGCACACCACGGCATCCGACGGCGCGCTGCCCCCGTCGCACGTGGTGGAAGCGGCGCAGAAAGCCGGCCTCGCCGCGATTGCCATCACCGATCACGACACGATTGATGGACTGGCCGAGGCGAGCGAGATGGGGGCGCGCCTTGGTGTACGCATTGTGCCCGGCGTGGAGCTGAGCACGCATTTCGGTGGCGACGAGTTGCACTTGCTGGGATTGCATCTGTCAGATACCGAGGCCATGCGGTCGGCACTTGCCGGATTCCAGCATGATCGCATTTCGCGCGCGGAGCAGATCGTTGGCCTGCTGAATCGGACGGGCGTTCCGGTCACCATGGACGCGGTGTTGATGGAGGCCGGTGCGGGAGCTGTCGGTCGACCGCACATTGCTCGCGCCATGATCGCCGGCGGTTGGGTCAGGGACTTCCGCGAGGCGTTCGATCGTTGGTTGGGATTTGGGCGTCCGGCCTACGTCGACAAGCCGCGCTTCGACGTGGCGGACGGCATCGCGTTGGTGCACCGTGCCGGCGGGCTGGCCATCTGGGCGCATCCCAATGAGTTTGCGACCGCGTCACGGGTGGCGACGCTGGCCGCAGTGGGCCTGGATGGCGTCGAAGTCCTCCATCCGGGTCATCCACCGGTGATCGCGCAGAAGCTCTTTTCGATCGTGGAAGCGGCGGGCTTGCTCCCCAGCGGTGGATCCGATTGGCACGGGACGCACGATGGGCCGCGCCGCCTTGGCGGTCAACTGGTGCCCAAGGCGTGGCTCGATCGACAGGACGCGGCCATTGCCGAGCGTCGCTCGGCCTTGGGATCGATCAGGTGA
- a CDS encoding SDR family oxidoreductase, translating to MTDSRVTLVTGGARRLGAAIVRSFAARGDAVVIHHGRSPADAEALASTLRVAGTEVHVVEADLTDATAPRRIVDDVMATFGRLDVVVSSASVMTRHAFDAVTPDEWDVVDAVNLRAPFFLMQAAARVMPDGGVIVQMSDHLAFEARFPQLIPHQVTKFAVTQLVQTVAAALAPRIRVNAVAPGLVLAPEDLSDEALEQFLRDVPLARGGSPADVVQAIHYLVDAPYVTGITLQVDGGRHLWR from the coding sequence GTGACCGATTCGCGCGTCACCCTGGTGACCGGCGGCGCACGACGACTCGGCGCGGCCATCGTGCGGAGTTTCGCGGCACGCGGTGACGCGGTGGTGATTCATCATGGCCGATCGCCCGCGGACGCGGAGGCGCTCGCCTCGACCCTTCGCGTCGCCGGCACCGAGGTGCATGTCGTCGAGGCGGACCTCACTGATGCGACGGCTCCCCGCCGCATTGTCGATGACGTCATGGCGACATTCGGGCGGCTCGACGTGGTGGTAAGCTCGGCATCGGTCATGACCCGACACGCGTTCGACGCGGTCACGCCCGATGAATGGGACGTGGTGGACGCCGTGAATCTGCGTGCCCCGTTCTTCCTCATGCAGGCGGCCGCACGCGTGATGCCGGATGGTGGCGTGATCGTGCAGATGTCTGATCATCTCGCATTCGAGGCGCGTTTTCCGCAGTTGATTCCACATCAGGTCACGAAATTCGCGGTGACGCAACTGGTGCAAACGGTCGCTGCGGCGCTTGCACCGCGTATCCGCGTCAATGCCGTGGCACCCGGACTGGTGCTGGCGCCGGAGGATTTGAGCGACGAGGCGTTGGAGCAGTTCCTGCGGGACGTGCCGCTCGCGCGCGGCGGCAGCCCTGCCGACGTCGTGCAGGCCATCCACTATCTCGTTGATGCCCCGTATGTCACCGGGATCACGTTACAGGTGGACGGTGGACGCCACCTCTGGCGCTGA
- a CDS encoding inositol-3-phosphate synthase, whose amino-acid sequence MDHCGAAYALCLPHDHRTGRTSEVTESNRGTPGSVVPATGKLAIFTPGLGAVATTFIAGVERVRRGLSTPIGSLTQMATIRLGKRTEARSPFIRDFVPLAALNDIVFGAWDPIPDDAFTAATRAGVLEKSDIDPIADFLKTIKPMPAVFESRYVTRIHGATNVKTGKNKRDLAEQIRADIRNVMTSNGCTRGVMVWTGSTETYIKAGPQHQTLAAFEAAMESNDDAIAPSMLYAYAAIMEGLPYCNGAPNLSADFPALTELAIERGIPISGKDFKTGQTWMKTIIAPGLKARMLGLEGWYSTNILGNRDGEVLDDPASFKTKEESKLSVLHNILQPEIYPELYKDFSHVVRINYYPPRGDNKEGWDNIDIKGWLGYPMQIKVNFLCRDSILAAPMVLDLALFSDFAKRAGMKGIQEWLSFYYKSPQAAPGLQPEHDLFIQQTKLKNTLRHLMGEEQITHLGLEYYQ is encoded by the coding sequence ATGGATCACTGCGGTGCAGCGTATGCTCTATGTCTACCGCACGACCACCGCACAGGGAGAACAAGCGAAGTGACCGAATCGAATCGCGGCACCCCCGGGTCCGTCGTCCCCGCCACGGGGAAGCTGGCCATCTTCACGCCGGGTCTCGGCGCTGTTGCCACCACGTTCATTGCCGGCGTCGAACGGGTTCGCCGTGGACTCTCCACGCCGATCGGCTCGTTGACCCAGATGGCGACGATCCGCCTCGGCAAGCGCACCGAAGCGCGCAGCCCGTTCATCCGCGATTTCGTGCCACTGGCGGCGCTCAACGATATTGTGTTCGGTGCCTGGGATCCCATTCCCGACGATGCCTTCACCGCAGCCACCCGCGCGGGCGTGCTGGAGAAGTCGGACATCGATCCGATTGCCGATTTCCTGAAGACCATCAAGCCGATGCCGGCGGTGTTCGAAAGCCGGTACGTCACGCGCATTCACGGCGCGACCAATGTGAAGACGGGCAAGAACAAGCGGGATCTGGCCGAACAGATTCGCGCCGACATCCGCAACGTGATGACGTCCAACGGCTGCACGCGCGGCGTCATGGTCTGGACGGGATCCACCGAGACGTACATCAAGGCCGGTCCGCAGCATCAGACGCTGGCCGCGTTCGAAGCGGCGATGGAATCCAATGATGACGCCATTGCGCCGAGCATGCTGTACGCCTACGCGGCCATCATGGAGGGGCTCCCATACTGCAACGGTGCGCCCAATCTGTCCGCCGATTTTCCGGCGCTCACGGAACTCGCGATCGAGCGCGGTATCCCGATTTCCGGCAAGGATTTCAAGACCGGCCAGACGTGGATGAAGACGATCATCGCCCCGGGCCTCAAGGCGCGCATGCTGGGACTCGAGGGCTGGTATTCCACGAACATTCTCGGCAACCGCGACGGCGAAGTCCTCGATGATCCGGCGTCGTTCAAGACCAAGGAAGAGTCGAAGCTGTCGGTGCTGCACAACATCCTGCAGCCGGAGATCTATCCGGAGCTCTACAAGGATTTCTCGCATGTGGTGCGCATCAACTACTATCCGCCCCGCGGCGACAACAAGGAAGGCTGGGACAACATCGACATTAAGGGGTGGCTGGGCTACCCGATGCAAATCAAGGTGAACTTCCTGTGCCGCGACTCCATTCTGGCGGCCCCGATGGTGCTCGACCTCGCGCTGTTCAGCGACTTTGCCAAGCGCGCCGGCATGAAGGGGATTCAGGAATGGTTAAGCTTCTATTACAAGTCGCCACAGGCCGCTCCGGGATTGCAGCCCGAGCATGATCTTTTCATTCAGCAGACCAAGTTGAAGAACACGCTCCGTCACCTGATGGGTGAGGAGCAGATCACTCACCTCGGACTTGAATACTACCAATGA